A window of Amaranthus tricolor cultivar Red isolate AtriRed21 chromosome 8, ASM2621246v1, whole genome shotgun sequence genomic DNA:
CTGAATATTGATACTCTAGTgactataaatatttaaaaaattaagctatGATTCGCAAATGATCTAAGCTTTATGATTGTAGTtcacaaataattttttcaattgaaatcaaattataTAAGATTATGTTTGggaataagtatttcatttccaattgtagatttcaattataaaatcataaatgaagaatttgagaatgactgagaatgacaaggtgtgggaagtcattttcaaattatcAATGTTAACTAACTTAAATACAATGATGGAATTGATACAAATCcaaatttggtttttattaatttccaaaatactaaatttaagTCAATTTTAGATTTCTAAATGAAATTCTCATACCCAAACGTAAcataataaatgatatttcatgatttaaaataatttgagCTAAACATAATTCGAAAAAAATCACATTCCAAAGCAATCAAACTCTCTTTCCCAATGTCTTTATTTATGTAGAAATAAATCTaacaatttatttaaattaaatagatatCATTCTTTAATAATAAGAGCTTGTAAATCcttaaattttcatgatttttctcaCTAAATTCCCAATTTCACTATGTTCATCCATTACAGATTTAATAGCATCACacaaactttcttttaataacCACATACCATTTTCTCCTGATTTTTTTACCTTGACACCCACTTTTAATTCTTCAGTTAAAAATTTAGTAAATAATTCTAGATTACGCAAATTTGGCAttaacactatttgatttttaggaaccaagagtttagagacagactaggggtagcccctatatctggaaaaatgcgcaaacatagattgaggtggtttggtcatgtgcagagaaagactttcgacgcccctgtgaagagtgtagaaagcattatagtagagggtaagagaagtcgaggaagatcTAGGAAAACTTGGGATGaacaaataagagttgacttgcatgagtttaACCTCTCTGCGGACCTAACTAGGGATAGGACCAGATGGAGACGACATATCCATGTCCCAGACTTTTGATGTCCGCTTAGTTTTCCGTTTAGTGCCCGTAACATCATGCTCTTATCGTTTCCTttcttttagttctttgttaAACTCTGTAGTAGCTCCCCCTTTTtaggcctttaagttatcttgcgcgtgtaatcacgtctctttatcttcctcgagccgaGGGACTTTTTTGGCCGCGCTCTTCTTTGtgagtatgagttgccgccgtctttcccttCCCAAACCCTGACCTTAGTCTTCTATGcgcgggatatactgggtaggatgatgatgaatatttgatttttactcAACAAAGATTCCCATATACTCCCTGATCCGAAATGACTAACAACACACCCAATACTCAGGTGGGCTAATATTTGACGTTGTTAGACCCAATCTCTGGTTACCGACCCGCGGGTCCAGAGCCGATCCATAAACCCATCCAGGTATGCCTCTTCCACTGTGGAGCAACTCGTAGAAGGCATGAAAGCGATAAAAAAGGGTAGTTTCGTCATTTTAAATCCTAGGAGAATTTCTTGGAATTGGGCTACATCAAGCACAGTCTAACTTCCAAAGGCACAGTATACTACAGAGCCGAGCCCAAACCGGTTCAACCACTCAGCTCAACGGTTATCCAGCTCCGTATAGCAATTGGGCTACATCTAGGATGGGCTTGTTATTGTGTTGGCTTGACAAGTAGTCACAATTTGCCTTCTATATCTCGACAGGTCCATATAGCAATAGCGCTTGAACctgtaaataaacattaaatttgTTGGAGATATGCTAATGCAATGGTGAAGAAACAAGAAGTAAACTAATGCaaagaaaatcacaaaaacagaGCAAGCAACAACAATAGCAACAACACAtaatatatgaggtatctaatgatacctccccgtcaaataaagtatcttattattaatataagcaagaatacattaatgactcaccttacaaGCTTCAAGAATACACTCTCAAAGCAAAAGATTGAACCTTGATGTCAATCTCCATCAAATGCCCTAATACAAGTGGAGAAAACTCTCTTGGTTAAACCCTAGTAATGTCTTAGTATTAGGCTCTCACACTCACTCTAATACACTTCTAAGACCCCTTATATAGTCCCATGACATATTTGGGAGCCTTAGGACAAACCCACAAAAGCCCCACAAAGAATCGGACATAAAACAGAAATGCGTACTGTGAGGAGCTAATCGTTGTTCGACCACTCGAGCGAGAGTCCAGTAGCTTCTGTCTTGCTGCCCCTGCTTGGCTCGACCGAGCTCATCAAGCTTGACCACTCGAGCAGGCCTCAAAACCTTCCATGAGAACTCCCTTGCCTTCATCAAGACACACTAAATCTCCTACTTTGATCACCtcatcaagtgatccaaaaCATATGCTCTCATACTTCCTTGCACTCACAACCTCGTTCTCAAACGTGCAAGCCAAGGAGTACGCTACTAGGTGATCGAACTCACCTCCATCATGTTGAGATTTGAGGCTTGACTCaacaaaattcattttataaagttgaattattttatggttttaatgtaaattaaacgctataattaacactttttttcatcaaataccataatttttacaaactatattaataatgatataaTTGAGTAATCAACtaatgatattatttattatacctTGCATGTTTCATTGGTTTAATTTGCATTAATGGATATATAGAGGGATACATAGGGCCTGCCACGAGATATGAGAGGCCGGGAGCGACACATTAATTATAAACTCTTAAttactaaattttatattaacgGCAAATCTCCTGTGTGATGTTAGATTTGGCTTTTTAAATTTGCCTATGGAGAAGGATGATTGATGATTGATGCTTGATGCTTGATGCTTGGAGTAGGGGTTTCAGATGTTAGACTTGactttttaagtcttgaaatgggTGTTTAAAGACTTAAATTTGAcaagtataaaatttttttggtcACATACGTGAAGTGTCTACATCAAGTAttgatttaatattataagGCTCTAACGTGGCAGAGGCACAAGCCCTGTCTGAATAGGGTTGGCCTTGGATGTATATACTTAAGTCTCATAAGTCATAAcaatataattattactatgtttttaatttcttaaacttattaaaaatatGCAAATGTACAACTTATACTAAGGATGAAATTATTATAGTATCAGTACCTTTGATTGCAGTAATGATTCGCTCGTAAAAGGTCTCTCCTTCACGGAATGGCTTGTATACAAACCCCATCGTTTAAAAATCTTGGAAGATATTGGACATAGGAAAATCTGGGGGGACAGGTCTTACACACGTGTCCCCCTCGAGTACTTCCCGTCCTTTTGGGGGCTCTCGAAGAGGGATGGCGCCTAAAGCCATAGCTAAAGCACAAATTGGGAAAAAACAAAGTCCATTTCGAGGCTTACAAGAACGGACTCAAACAGGAAATGAACTAGGTCGAAAGCAGTGGCGAGATGGGTTTCGAGATGGAATGGGATCTCGGAATTGAGTTGGGTGTCGATAGGGAGTGGTTCCACATGGTGGATGGTTATAGTATACAAAGTTATAAGGGATGGATTAAGGTTTGAAGAATTTAGCTTTAGAATGGCTTTATTAGGGAGTAAAAGTGTAACTTTGTGGCCTCTTTGGTAAATTTTTTAGCTAGTTGAAAATATGGAGATATGTCCCGTGGCTAACCATGGGTACATCAATACTTTTAGCTGTTTGTCAGCCATATTTTCAACTGTTGGTTTTGGATGATTGAAATGACTTACAATAATTAAGGTACTATTTATCTGTAAATAGGTACCTAGgcatatttataattaattaataggtgagattattgtaggaaaattataaaaatattggattattctaaaTTAGTTTTCCATGTTTTTATTGATTTGTCAAATATCTTATCGTACATAggcaaatatacattaaaaatttatataagattttgatttttttgaccaaatttaaatttttttgtcgaATAATaactatttaatattttaaaactttatatattCAATATATTTATTCGTGGAAATTGaatataaattaacaaattaaatggTGTAATTAACTTTTAGTTATACGACACTGGTTTGTTATGAAGTCAAATATAAAGTAAAAGCTTTTTAAAACGCATATGTTAATGCCAAGAAAATAACGACAACGATTACGGACATGACGACATGAAATTATTATTCCACTATCTTTTCCGTCCCATTAATTGCAATTtgcaataattttattttcgtTCTTTTCTGTAACTTTGTtttggagtatttttttttaaattatcctCACCActttaatttctcttgcttctTTTAGTATCCATGTAATTTCAACTTTCCAATGTCATGCAAATTTTGAAGGATAAATTAAAGGTCGGATTTTTAATAGAATAAGTCATGCATATGTCGATAAGTATAAAtgaaacacaaatttttaaataagacaCTTCTATGGTGAGATTTTACATCTTTATTGAACTaagtctaatatacatttattaaaGAAATCATTTTTTATTGTCATAGAGTtttcacttataaccttaaaatgatcacttataattttatagtGATCAATAGAGAAATTGACTAATTTGGATttgtctcatagtgagacggtTTCAAAAAAGACCAAATCATAGTATGAGAAAGTTTCACCAAAAGACGCGCCTCATATATTGGTTAAGTAGTCGATCTAgtacatattatgagaatatagacTCATTATTATGTGATCGTTCACATAAAATAGTCTCTCACATAAATAACTTATAATGAATTAGTTCACTTAATAAATAAAAGACTAAGATAAATAGACCGGATCGGGTTCACGGGTTGGGTCAACCCGTAcagtttaatttcttttgcttgcCCGACTCGATCCGTTAATAAATAGCCCTGCCCTTCGCattgaacaaattaaaatacTTCACAGGGAATTCATTCTCAATTTTTTATACATTTTCGTGTTATTTCTCATGGTTTACAATCAAATCATTCAAAAAGATTAGTAATTACatgaattaattatattagctAAATACAAATTAACCTTGGAGGTGATTTCTGATTCGAGCCACTTCTTGTCCATCAATACTAAAAGCTTTCTCCAACACTGTATCAGGAATGAACGGTTGAGATTTAAACGTAGCAAGTGAAGCAACCTGGGTTCCTGGATTTTCACTACTAAGCCCAGAAATAGCCAATGCTGGGCTTTTTTGGTCCACATTATAAAGAAAATGGATTAAGCCTTTTGGAAAAACAAATGATTCACCGGGCCTTAATCTTTGAGTGTACATCTTATTGGACGTATCAACAAAGCCCACTAAGATGTCACCCTTAAGGCACGTGGTGACTTCTGAAGCCCGCGGATGAGCGTGGGGTGGTACAAGCCCATCCGGAGCAATATCGACTCGAGCCATGGTTAGGCCTTGGGTTCGATAGCCCGGAAGGTTTTGGCTAGTGGTAAGGATGACACTAAAACCAAATTGGTTCATACTTGTGTTACCGGATTTAGATAGAGCTGAAGTCGCAAAATGGTCTGAGCTAGCTAGATCTGGATCTAAACACGAGTTTCCATTCATAAAGAATGAATGTTGGCCCATTGTGTCCGCTATGCAATAGTCTTGGAGTAGTTCTGGATCAGCTCGAGTCAGGCCTAATAAAAATGAAAGtataaaaagaagtttaaactTGAAATTGGCATTCATGATTAAATGTGATGGTGGGTTGTAGAAGTGCAATTTTGTTGAAGGCTCATTAGATCACTAAATTTATAAGAATTTATAGTATGAAAGTgaaaaataaggaaacaaaattATTGGTGTAGAAAAAGAGGGAATTTGAGTAGCTTAAGGGCCAATATAATTATGTAAGAAGAGGGACTTGTAAGGCAAAACTTAGAAAAATTGGATGTTTGTTTATAAGTCAATATCATTATATGACAGATTTATACAAAATGATGTAGTCCATTGAGTTTAAGTATGGTTTAAGATGATAAGATGTACTATTATCATGCGGTAGTGCGATTCAAGTTGTTTAGTTTATCATTTCTTTACTCGTTGGATATGCTATGTTTGTGGCACAAATTCTCGTACAAGATCCTTTTACTGTGAGACACACCtcatatataagttaaatagactaactaatacaaattattagtacataaaattattattttgagttCGTCTCTTTAAAAAACGGTCTCTCAGAAAAGTAGCTCAAGATGTGGCTTGACTCTAAAATCTTAactaaataaaatttgtttctTGGGATCCCGACTTGAGGATTCCATTGGCGGCAACATCTTTATCTCCTCTGATAAGTGtatggtttatattatttattttttaacccTCTTTAAAACTCGATCTTAGTTTTTATAAACGAGAAAAACTAAaatatgatgatgaaattgTTTTTTGACCGGAAACTCAAACTCAATTTTTTCATGAAAGGTGCAAAATTGATGTTATATGTAAGTTAGGAGCATCATCTAGAAGCAGCTACTAAACATATCTGGATACAGTATGTTGTATAGTTTGTCGTATTTCTAtgacttttatattttttatttattatttattttataaatgtaATTAACTAGATTTTAAAAAGTCGAACCTTGACCTTTTATAAGAGATTGTAGCCTTGTAGGTCATGATTTTGGTTTATTACTCAATCATTATACTTTGTTAATT
This region includes:
- the LOC130820826 gene encoding germin-like protein subfamily 1 member 1; translated protein: MNANFKFKLLFILSFLLGLTRADPELLQDYCIADTMGQHSFFMNGNSCLDPDLASSDHFATSALSKSGNTSMNQFGFSVILTTSQNLPGYRTQGLTMARVDIAPDGLVPPHAHPRASEVTTCLKGDILVGFVDTSNKMYTQRLRPGESFVFPKGLIHFLYNVDQKSPALAISGLSSENPGTQVASLATFKSQPFIPDTVLEKAFSIDGQEVARIRNHLQG